The Nitrospirota bacterium genome contains the following window.
CATTTACCAATGCCTGGCATCCGAGTCGTGATGTCAGGGTGAGTCCTTTTGCCTTATCCAGCATGTCTGACTCGTCATCTTCCATCTCAGAAAGGTTATCCATACCTTTCCTCACTATCACATGACATGTCGTACATGCACAATGGCCGCCGCAGTTATGGTTAAGGTGAATTTCATGAGCCAATGCTATATTTAATATAGATGTTCCTGCTTCACTTTCAACAGTAATATTCAATGGTTGAAAGGTAACATTAACCTTGTTAGTTTCCAATATTCAAGCCCTTTTTTATGCAGTACCAGATTATGCAGTACCAAACTATGCTGTAAAAGACGAACCGCAGCCGCAGCTATCTTTTGCCTGTGGATTGATAAATTTAAACCCGCCGCCTGTA
Protein-coding sequences here:
- a CDS encoding 2Fe-2S iron-sulfur cluster binding domain-containing protein, translated to MLETNKVNVTFQPLNITVESEAGTSILNIALAHEIHLNHNCGGHCACTTCHVIVRKGMDNLSEMEDDESDMLDKAKGLTLTSRLGCQALVNGDVVVEIPKK